A genomic window from Natronorubrum aibiense includes:
- a CDS encoding DUF5785 family protein codes for MGTDWPHDPDGDEGSEGKRKYDMAIIAKKVDEEEDFPLDRDEFIAEHGDDPIRINYKRVVPMREIFEYVEPDEFETMVDMHKAVGNAMRAGDFWEYHPEGSDPEKKRA; via the coding sequence ATGGGAACAGACTGGCCACACGATCCCGACGGCGACGAGGGCAGCGAGGGCAAACGCAAGTACGATATGGCGATTATCGCCAAGAAAGTCGACGAAGAAGAGGATTTCCCACTCGACCGTGACGAGTTCATCGCCGAGCACGGCGATGACCCGATTCGGATCAACTACAAGCGAGTCGTGCCGATGCGTGAGATCTTCGAGTACGTCGAACCCGATGAGTTCGAGACGATGGTCGACATGCACAAAGCGGTCGGGAACGCGATGCGTGCCGGCGATTTCTGGGAGTACCACCCGGAAGGATCTGATCCTGAAAAGAAGCGCGCCTGA